One genomic segment of Passer domesticus isolate bPasDom1 chromosome 21, bPasDom1.hap1, whole genome shotgun sequence includes these proteins:
- the LOC135284754 gene encoding perilipin-3-like isoform X2 — MATSEPTPAQPQAEEQQSIGTRVANLPLVSSAYDMVSSAYSCTKESHPYVRSVCDAAEKGVKTLTAAAASGAQPLLTRLEPQISTANEFACKGLDKLEEKLPILQQPPEKIISDTKLLVTSTVTGARDVLTSTVDGAKDAVTSRVTGAKDAVSSTVAGAKDAVSSTVAGAKDAMSNTVAGAKDAVSSTVAGAKDAVSSTVAGAKDAVSNRVTGAKDAVSSTVAGAKDAVSSTVAGAKDAVSSRVTGVMDMTKGAVQGGVELTRSAVSSGVSTVGQMVASGVDSVLGKSEELVDHYLPMTDEELAKLATAVEGFEPEQQRQQHSYFVRLGSLSSKVRQRALQHSLGKLQSARQTSQDLLAQLQRTLDLVEQLKQGMDQKLQGGQEKLQQLWLEWSKTQPGSGKDQVSPEDVTSSMLAQARSHAMKARQLMDELVEHVAFNTPLTWLVGPFVPSGKRQVELEME; from the exons atggccaccagCGAGCCCACGCCGGCGCAGccccaggcagaggagcagcag AGCATCGGGACACGCGTGGCCAACCTGCCCCTGGTGAGCTCTGCTTACGACATGGTGTCCTCCGCCTACTCCTGCACCAAGGAGAGCCACCCCTACGTGCGCTCCGTGTGCGATGCTGCCGAGAAGGGCGTGAAGACACTGACAGCGGCAGCGGCCAGCGGGgcccagcccctcctcacccGCCTGGAGCCCCAGA TTTCTACTGCCAATGAATTTGCCTGCAAAGGGCTGGACAAGCTGGAGGAGAAGCtgcccatcctgcagcagccccccgAGAAG ATCATCTCAGACACCAAACTGCTGGTGACCTCCACGGTGACGGGGGCCAGGGATGTGCTGACCAGCACGGTGGATGGAGCCAAGGATGCAGTGACCAGCCGAGTGACCGGGGCTAAGGATGCAGTGTCCAGCACCGTGGCTGGAGCTAAAGATGCAGTGTCCAGCACTGTGGCCGGAGCCAAGGATGCCATGTCCAACACCGTGGCCGGAGCCAAGGATGCAGTGTCCAGCACCGTGGCCGGGGCCAAGGATGCAGTGTCCAGCACTGTGGCCGGGGCCAAGGATGCAGTGTCCAACCGAGTGACCGGAGCCAAAGATGCAGTGTCCAGCACCGTGGCTGGAGCCAAAGATGCAGTGTCCAGCACCGTGGCCGGAGCCAAGGATGCAGTGTCCAGCCGAGTGACCGGTGTGATGGACATGACCAAAGGGGCAGTGCAGGGTGGCGTGGAGCTGACCAGGTCTGCGGTCAGCAGCGGCGTCAGCACCGTGGGCCAGATGGTGGCCAGCGGGGTGGACTCCGTGCTGGGCAAGTCGGAGGAGCTGGTGGACCATTACCTGCCCATGACAGATGAGGAGCTGG CCAAGCTGGCCACGGCCGTGGAGGGCTTCGAGCCggagcagcagcggcagcagcacaGCTACTTCGTGCGCCTGGGCTCCCTCTCCTCCAAGGTGCGGCAGCGAGCGCTCCAGCACTCCCTGGGCAAGCTGCAGAGCGCCCGCCAGACCAGCCAGGAcctgctggcccagctccagcgcACCCTCGACCTG GTGGAGCAACTGAAGCAGGGCATGGACCAGaagctgcagggagggcaggagaagctgcagcagctgtggctggagtgGAGCAAGACGCAGCCGGGCAGTGGCAAGGACCAGGTGTCACCAGAG gACGTGACAAGCTCCATGCTGGCCCAGGCCCGCAGCCACGCCATGAAAGCCCGGCAGCTGATGGACGAGCTGGTGGAGCACGTGGCCTTCAACACCCCCCTGACGTGGCTGGTGGGACCCTTCGTCCCCTCGGGCAAGCGCCaggtggagctggagatggAGTAG
- the LOC135284754 gene encoding perilipin-3-like isoform X1: MATSEPTPAQPQAEEQQSIGTRVANLPLVSSAYDMVSSAYSCTKESHPYVRSVCDAAEKGVKTLTAAAASGAQPLLTRLEPQISTANEFACKGLDKLEEKLPILQQPPEKIISDTKLLVTSTVTGARDVLTSTVDGAKDAVTSRVTGAKDAVSSTVAGAKDAVSSTVAGAKDAMSNTVAGAKDAVSSTVAGAKDAVSSTVAGAKDAVSNRVTGAKDAVSSTVAGAKDAVSSTVAGAKDAVSSRVTGVMDMTKGAVQGGVELTRSAVSSGVSTVGQMVASGVDSVLGKSEELVDHYLPMTDEELAKLATAVEGFEPEQQRQQHSYFVRLGSLSSKVRQRALQHSLGKLQSARQTSQDLLAQLQRTLDLVEQLKQGMDQKLQGGQEKLQQLWLEWSKTQPGSGKDQVSPEAVESGALTRLQGLSQQLQKCFPLVSSSLQGLPSTVQDTAGQVRHNMEELRATLASVTSLQDVTSSMLAQARSHAMKARQLMDELVEHVAFNTPLTWLVGPFVPSGKRQVELEME; the protein is encoded by the exons atggccaccagCGAGCCCACGCCGGCGCAGccccaggcagaggagcagcag AGCATCGGGACACGCGTGGCCAACCTGCCCCTGGTGAGCTCTGCTTACGACATGGTGTCCTCCGCCTACTCCTGCACCAAGGAGAGCCACCCCTACGTGCGCTCCGTGTGCGATGCTGCCGAGAAGGGCGTGAAGACACTGACAGCGGCAGCGGCCAGCGGGgcccagcccctcctcacccGCCTGGAGCCCCAGA TTTCTACTGCCAATGAATTTGCCTGCAAAGGGCTGGACAAGCTGGAGGAGAAGCtgcccatcctgcagcagccccccgAGAAG ATCATCTCAGACACCAAACTGCTGGTGACCTCCACGGTGACGGGGGCCAGGGATGTGCTGACCAGCACGGTGGATGGAGCCAAGGATGCAGTGACCAGCCGAGTGACCGGGGCTAAGGATGCAGTGTCCAGCACCGTGGCTGGAGCTAAAGATGCAGTGTCCAGCACTGTGGCCGGAGCCAAGGATGCCATGTCCAACACCGTGGCCGGAGCCAAGGATGCAGTGTCCAGCACCGTGGCCGGGGCCAAGGATGCAGTGTCCAGCACTGTGGCCGGGGCCAAGGATGCAGTGTCCAACCGAGTGACCGGAGCCAAAGATGCAGTGTCCAGCACCGTGGCTGGAGCCAAAGATGCAGTGTCCAGCACCGTGGCCGGAGCCAAGGATGCAGTGTCCAGCCGAGTGACCGGTGTGATGGACATGACCAAAGGGGCAGTGCAGGGTGGCGTGGAGCTGACCAGGTCTGCGGTCAGCAGCGGCGTCAGCACCGTGGGCCAGATGGTGGCCAGCGGGGTGGACTCCGTGCTGGGCAAGTCGGAGGAGCTGGTGGACCATTACCTGCCCATGACAGATGAGGAGCTGG CCAAGCTGGCCACGGCCGTGGAGGGCTTCGAGCCggagcagcagcggcagcagcacaGCTACTTCGTGCGCCTGGGCTCCCTCTCCTCCAAGGTGCGGCAGCGAGCGCTCCAGCACTCCCTGGGCAAGCTGCAGAGCGCCCGCCAGACCAGCCAGGAcctgctggcccagctccagcgcACCCTCGACCTG GTGGAGCAACTGAAGCAGGGCATGGACCAGaagctgcagggagggcaggagaagctgcagcagctgtggctggagtgGAGCAAGACGCAGCCGGGCAGTGGCAAGGACCAGGTGTCACCAGAG GCCGTGGAGTCGGGCGCGTTGACCAGGCTGCAGGGCTtgagccagcagctgcagaagtgCTTTCCCCTGGTGTCCAGCAGCCTGCAGGGCCTCCCCAGCACCGTCCAGGACACGGCGGGGCAGGTCCGGcacaacatggaggagctgCGGGCAACGCTGGcctctgtcacctccctgcaggACGTGACAAGCTCCATGCTGGCCCAGGCCCGCAGCCACGCCATGAAAGCCCGGCAGCTGATGGACGAGCTGGTGGAGCACGTGGCCTTCAACACCCCCCTGACGTGGCTGGTGGGACCCTTCGTCCCCTCGGGCAAGCGCCaggtggagctggagatggAGTAG
- the LOC135284756 gene encoding LOW QUALITY PROTEIN: perilipin-5-like (The sequence of the model RefSeq protein was modified relative to this genomic sequence to represent the inferred CDS: inserted 2 bases in 1 codon): MSAESAAVPAEPGPETQSVVSRVASLPLVSCARGAVASAYGRAKERLPCVRSVCDAAEKGVRTLTAAAASGARPLLTRLEPQVSTANKLACRGLDKLEEKLPILQQPPERVVAGTRELVWCTVSGAAARTRAALGAAGGTRLGRLLATGVDAVLGKSEELLDRYLPAAEEELAAAAGTEVTTGTEVTTGTEATMGTEMTRGTEMTRGTEVTTGTEVTAGTEVTTGTEVDTGTEITRGTEVTTGRGVTRGMEVTAGTEVTRDTEVTRGTEVTRGTEVATQERQRRWQSYFVXRLPHRALRRSLGDLQRARLRAQRLLAQLHHVIRLIEEGQQGTDGPWHSTREHLHHLWLEWSQQDAVPMEDNEVEAQTLAMLHGLLHQLHGACSHLASGALAFPSSVQETAGHVRHGVEGVQASLAGARSFQDLSGLVLAQSRDAVTRAQLSLEGLLEHVGQHTPLPWLVGPFAPALVEYPEDVPVDMSKWEGCVTVGGTHRVPHAPQLCGQH, from the exons ATGTCGGCCGAAAGCGCCGCGGTGCCGGCCGAGCCCGGGCCGGAGACGCAG AGCGTGGTGAGCCGCGTGGCCAGCCTGCCCCTGGTGAGCTGTGCCCGCGGGGCCGTGGCCTCGGCGTACGGGCGCGCCAAGGAGCGGCTGCCCTGCGTGCGCTCCGTGTGCGATGCTGCCGAGAAGGGCGTGAGGACACTGACAGCGGCAGCGGCCAGCGGGGCCCGGCCCCTCCTCACCCGCCTGGAGCCCCAGG TTTCCACCGCCAACAAGTTGGCCTGCAGAGGGCTGGACAAGCTGGAGGAGAAGCtgcccatcctgcagcagccccccgAGAGG GTGGTGGCCGGCACCAGGGAGCTGGTGTGGTGCACGGTGAGCGGGGCGGCGGCCAGGACGCGCGCGGCGCTGGGGGCCGCGGGGGGCACGCGCCTGGGGCGGCTGCTGGCCACGGGCGTGGACGCCGTGCTGGGCAAgtcagaggagctgctggatcGGTACCTCCCCGCGGcggaggaggagctgg CGGCggcagcaggcacagaggtGACCACAGGCACAGAGGTGACCACGGGCACGGAGGCGACCATGGGCACGGAGATGACCAGGGGCACGGAGATGACCAGGGGCACGGAGGTAACCACGGGCACGGAAGTGACTGCAGGCACAGAGGTGACCACAGGCACAGAGGTGGACACAGGCACGGAGATCACCAGGGGCACGGAGGTGACCACAGGCAGAGGGGTGACCAGGGGCATGGAGGTGACTGCAGGCACGGAGGTGACCAGGGACACAGAGGTGACCAGGGGCACGGAGGTGACCAGGGGCACGGAGGTGGCCACGCAGGAGCGGCAGAGGCGGTGGCAGAGCTACTTTGT CAGGCTGCCCCACCGGGCCCTGCGGCGCTCGCTGGGGGACCTGCAGCGGGCACGGCTCCGTGCCCAGCggctcctggcccagctccaccaCGTCATCCGGCTG ATCGaggaggggcagcagggcacggacgggccctggcacagcacccgGGAGCACCTGCACCACCTGTGGCTGGAGTGGAGCCAGCAGGATGCTGTGCCCATGGAGGACAATGAG GTGGAGGCTCAGACCCTGGCCATGCTCCACGGGCTCCTGCACCAGCTCCACGGCGCCTGCTCCCACCTGGCCAGCGGCGCCCTGGCGTTCCCCAGCAGCGTGCAGGAGACGGCGGGACACGTCCGGCACGGCGTGGAGGGTGTCCAGGCTTCCCTGGCCGGCGCCCGCTCCTTCCAGGACCTGTCGGGGCTGGTGCTGGCGCAGAGCCGGGACGCGGTGACgcgggcccagctgagcctggaggggctgctggagcacgTGGGGCAGCACACGCCCCTGCCCTGGCTCGTGGGACCTTTCGCCCCCGCGCTCGTGGAGTACCCCGAGGATGTGCCGGTGGATATGTCCAAGTGGGAGGGCTGTGTCACCGTGGGGGGGACGCACAGGGTGCCCCATGCCCCCCAGCTCTGCGGCCAGCACTGA
- the SEMA6B gene encoding semaphorin-6B — MAPPARAPLLLLLLLAAERTARGSFPEEPGPIAVAPPDYVKHYPVFVGHGSARPGGPEGGGSQRLNIQRILKVNRTLFIGDRDNVYRVSLEPSGAAEMRYHRKLTWRSNQHDISICRMKGKHEAECRNFIKVLLVRNESLLFVCGTNAFNPVCANYSMDTLEPVGDNISGMARCPYDPKHANVALFTGGMLFTATVTDFLAIDAVIYRSLGDSPTLRTVKHDSKWFKEPYFVHAVEWRSHVYFFFREIAMEFNYLEKVVVSRVARVCKNDMGGSQRVLEKQWTSFLKARLNCSVPGDSHFYFNVIQAVTDILELDGRPVVLAVFSTPANSIPGSAVCAFDMTQVAAVFEGRFREQKSPESIWTPVPEDMVPKPRPGCCASPGMRYNSSSAFPDEILNFVKTHPLMDEAVPALGNAPWILRTMTRYQLRKIAVDNAAGPWGNHTVVFLGSSTGTVLKFLILPNATSSPAPAAPGSQSVFLEEFETYQPGRCGRDTEDERRLLGLELDKAAGSLLLAFPPCVARVPVARCQQHSGCMKNCLGSRDPYCGWTPEGSCIFLEPSPRAAFEQDIAGGSTSHLGECEGLVTESFVDEPDGLVSVNLLVISSVAAFVIGAVISGFSVCWFIGHRDRKELARRKDKETILAHSESVVSVSRLGERRARGALLAPLMPNGWPKELGKVTQHDLDSGVLPTPEQTPLQQKRCPGALQNCTWEQSHNIINAALRDPGGSGPAGAGRGHGGSGRPPRGIPLSCHAILVDQELEAELSDSSGDGHWAREPQEGPRTRQHPPAGARRPPRSSYGDFGGTPHPSPERRRVVSAPSGDGGDFTEGPPWHPEQLNFNANNGTGRPGAHLKRNHTFNSGEAAAGGYGRHGTAARAARAPGTPRPLTDLQHLLRYGVERTPSGK; from the exons ATGGCACCCCCTGCCCgcgccccgctgctgctgctgctgctgctggcggcCGAGAGGACGGCGAGGGGCTCCTTCCCCGAGGAGCCCGGCCCCATCGCCGTGGCCCCCCCGGACT ACGTGAAGCACTACCCCGTGTTCGTGGGGCACGGCAGCGCCCGGCCGGGGGGCCCCGAGGGGGGGGGCAGCCAGCGCCTCAACATCCAGCGCATCCTCAAGGTCAACAGGACCCTCTTCATCGGGGACAG ggacaATGTCTATCGGGTCAGCCTGGAGCCCAGCGGGGCCGCTGAGATGCGCTACCACCGG aAACTGACGTGGCGCTCGAACCAGCACGACATCAGCATCTGCAGGATGAAGGGCAAGCACGAG GCAGAGTGCCGAAATTTCATCAAGGTGCTGCTGGTGAGGAACGAGAGCCTCCTCTTCGTCTGTGGCACCAACGCCTTCAACCCCGTCTGCGCCAACTACAGC ATGGACACGCTGGAGCCCGTCGGGGACAACATCAGCGGCATGGCCCGCTGTCCCTACGACCCCAAGCACGCCAACGTGGCGCTGTTCACAG GGGGGATGCTCTTCACCGCCACGGTGACGGATTTCCTGGCCATCGACGCCGTCATCTACCGCAGCCTCGGCGACAGCCCCACCCTGCGCACCGTCAAGCACGACTCCAAGTGGTTCAAAG aGCCCTACTTCGTGCACGCCGTGGAATGGAGGAGCCACGTCTACTTCTTCTTCCGGGAGATCGCCATGGAGTTCAACTACCTGGAGAAG GTGGTGGTGTCACGGGTGGCCCGGGTGTGCAAGAACGACATGGGGGGCTCGCAGCGGGTGCTGGAGAAGCAGTGGACGTCCTTCCTCAAGGCCCGGCTCAACTGCTCCGTGCCGGGCGATTCCCACTTCTACTTCAACGTCATCCAAGCCGTGACGGACATCCTGGAGCTGGACGGGCGCCCCGTGGTGCTGGCCGTGTTCTCCACGCCCGCCAACAG CATCCCCGGCTCCGCCGTCTGCGCCTTCGACATGACCCAGGTGGCCGCCGTCTTCGAGGGACGGTTCCGGGAGCAGAAGTCACCCGAGTCCATCTGGACACCCGTGCCTGAGGACATGGTGCCGAAGCCACG GCCCGGGTGCTGCGCGTCCCCCGGGATGCGCTACAACTCCTCCAGCGCCTTCCCCGACGAGATCCTCAACTTCGTCAAGACGCATCCGCTGATGGACGAGGCGGTGCCGGCCCTGGGCAACGCCCCCTGGATCCTCCGCACCATGACCCG GTACCAGCTCCGTAAGATCGCGGTGGACAACGCGGCGGGGCCGTGGGGCAACCACACCGTGGTGTTCCTGGGCTCCAGCACCGGCACCGTGCTCAAgttcctcatcctgcccaacgCCACCAgcagccccgcgcccgccgcccccggcagCCAGAGCGTCTTCCTGGAGGAGTTTGAGACCTACCAGCCTGGGAG gtgtggcCGGGACACAGAGGACGAGCGGcggctcctggggctggagctggacaAGGCTGcgggctccctgctgctggccttccccccGTGCGTGGCCAGGGTGCCCGTGGCtcgctgccagcagcactcgGGCTGCATGAA gaACTGCCTGGGGAGCCGGGATCCCTACTGTGGCTGGACACCCGAGGGCTCCTGCATCTTCctggagcccagccccag GGCGGCCTTCGAGCAGGACATCGCCGGCGGCAGCACGTCCCACCTGGGCGAGTGCGAGG GGCTGGTGACGGAGAGCTTCGTGGACGAGCCGGACGGGCTGGTGTCGGTGAACCTCCTGGTGATATCCTCCGTCGCCGCCTTCGTCATCGGCGCCGTGATCTCCGGTTTCAGCGTGTGCTGGTTCATCGGGCACCGGGACCGCAAGGAGCTGGCGCGGCGCAAGGACAAGGAGACCATCCTGGCGCACAGTGAGTCGGTGGTGAGCGTCAGCCGCCTGGGCGAGCGGCGGGCTCGCGgcgccctgctggccccgctGATGCCCAACGGGTGGCCCAAGGAGCTGGGCAAGGTCACCCAACACGACCTGGACTCGGGGGTGCTGCCCACGCCGGAGCAGACCCCGCTGCAGCAGAAACGCTGCCCCGGAGCCCTCCAAAACTGCACCTGGGAGCAGAGTCACAACATCATCAACGCGGCCTTGCGGGACCCTGGCGGCTCCGGGCCCGCGGGCGCCGGGCGGGGGCACGGCGGCTCCGGCCGCCCGCCGCGGGGCATCCCCCTCTCCTGCCACGCCATCCTGGTGGACCAGGAGCTGGAGGCCGAACTCAGCGACTCCTCAGGGGACGGGCATTGGGCTCGAGAGCCTCAGGAAGGTCCCCGCACCCGGCAGCACCCGCCCGCCGgggcccgccgcccgccccgcagCTCCTACGGCGACTTCGGCGGGACGCCGCACCCCAGCCCCGAGCGCCGGCGGGTGGTCTCGGCACCCAGCGGGGACGGGGGAGACTTTACCGAGGGGCCGCCCTGGCACCCCGAGCAGCTGAACTTCAACGCCAACAACGGCACGGGCCGCCCCGGCGCCCACCTCAAGAGGAACCACACGTTCAACAgcggcgaggcggcggcgggaggctACGGGCGGCACGGGACGGCGGCGCGGGCAGCGCGGGCACCGGGCACCCCGCGGCCGCTGACGGacctgcagcacctcctgcgCTACGGCGTGGAGCGGACTCCCTCGGGGAAATAG